A single Methylobacterium sp. 17Sr1-1 DNA region contains:
- a CDS encoding AbfB domain-containing protein — translation MIDATHAAERRRMRLRHAALLSATVLATGLLAPAQAAQFGIVVNQVADPLMSGLPLPDTAPTAGLFSGVKDWPMNAISLAMMPSGRIVSYGTAAGNPGVQDGRTFTFWDPSQGLGQGTTTYAGVGGVNSFCSAQALRTDGTLMTSGGIFDNGNDKGSLVVKSIPNGQNGAFAVTARLANDRYYSTMLTLPNGQQLIMGGSYPYQGGWADPQGSIDKGLMTGMTPEIYDGTQWKSLFGAKSRDAFGPENSRWWYPRAWVAPNGKVFGISAEKMWFLDPSGNGAVTAMNFKEPQRNASSATDAPNVGPVSTAAMYETGKILQVGGNSYDNGNGFLSSSRASIIDINTGNPVVTDTNPMSVGRAWANATVLPTGQVAVTGGSKFNDRAGDDTVLQSEIWDPKTGRWSVGASGGVYRGYHSTAILMQNGALLIAGGGAPGPVNNQNAEVFYPPYLFTSANGKVALAPRPQIVSLNTVQLQHGGSLQFELTSQNGLSQVVLVGLSAVTHSFNSGQRRIVAGFSQNGTAVTMQAPGSANVAPPGYYQLVAIDQKGVPSPGVIIALGAGVAAPSQVSAPAATAGTAGGQTGGGTGGTAGSGGTGGGTGTGGTGGTGTSVATGAAVSLQASNYTTSYLTNVGGTARLVVPANASDRQQATFRLVPGLAGQGVSFQASGNASQYLRHQNFQIFQQANDGGDVFKKGSTFLPRAGLAGTCGCNTGTCTSYESVDWPGYYLRHQNFAFYIAKFDGGPSFNQDASFCPAPGLTPTGWVLKAAHSGLCLSIAGGDTSDGGAVTQQACNGSAEQTWTGTAGNGGIAYVNKASGKCLDVNLSKPPAASGTPINQWTCNGGTNQAWTSRGQTGGNALVSVNNTNLCLDVLNVSTQAGAATAVWTCNGGANQTFSSQ, via the coding sequence ATGATCGACGCGACACACGCCGCGGAGCGGCGCCGGATGCGCCTGCGACACGCCGCCCTCCTCTCCGCCACGGTGCTGGCGACCGGTCTTCTCGCCCCGGCGCAGGCCGCGCAGTTCGGGATCGTGGTCAACCAGGTCGCCGACCCGTTGATGTCGGGCCTGCCGCTGCCCGACACCGCGCCGACGGCCGGCCTCTTCTCGGGCGTGAAGGACTGGCCGATGAACGCCATCTCCCTCGCGATGATGCCGAGCGGCCGGATCGTGTCCTACGGCACCGCCGCCGGCAATCCCGGCGTCCAGGACGGCCGGACCTTCACGTTCTGGGATCCGTCGCAGGGTCTCGGCCAGGGCACCACGACCTATGCCGGCGTCGGCGGCGTCAACAGCTTCTGCAGCGCGCAGGCCCTGCGCACCGACGGAACGCTGATGACCTCCGGCGGCATCTTCGACAACGGCAACGACAAGGGCAGCCTCGTCGTCAAGAGCATCCCGAACGGCCAGAACGGCGCCTTCGCGGTCACGGCCCGGCTCGCCAACGATCGCTACTACTCCACCATGCTGACGCTGCCCAACGGCCAGCAGCTCATCATGGGCGGCTCCTACCCCTACCAGGGCGGCTGGGCCGATCCTCAGGGCAGCATCGACAAGGGCCTGATGACCGGGATGACCCCGGAGATCTACGACGGCACCCAGTGGAAGAGCCTGTTCGGCGCCAAGAGCCGCGACGCGTTCGGCCCCGAGAACAGCCGATGGTGGTATCCCCGCGCCTGGGTCGCCCCGAACGGCAAGGTGTTCGGGATCAGCGCCGAGAAGATGTGGTTCCTCGACCCGTCGGGGAACGGTGCGGTCACGGCGATGAACTTCAAGGAGCCGCAGCGCAACGCCTCCTCGGCGACCGACGCGCCGAATGTCGGCCCGGTCTCGACCGCGGCGATGTACGAGACCGGCAAGATCCTCCAGGTCGGCGGCAACAGCTACGACAACGGCAACGGCTTCCTGTCGAGCAGCCGCGCCTCGATCATCGACATCAACACCGGCAACCCGGTCGTGACCGACACCAACCCGATGAGCGTCGGGCGCGCCTGGGCCAACGCCACGGTCCTGCCCACGGGCCAGGTCGCGGTGACCGGCGGCAGCAAGTTCAACGACCGGGCCGGTGACGACACCGTGCTGCAATCGGAGATCTGGGACCCGAAGACCGGCCGCTGGTCGGTCGGCGCCTCGGGCGGTGTCTATCGCGGCTACCACTCGACCGCGATCCTGATGCAGAACGGCGCGCTCCTCATCGCCGGCGGCGGCGCGCCGGGCCCGGTGAACAACCAGAACGCCGAGGTGTTCTACCCGCCCTACCTGTTCACCAGCGCGAACGGGAAGGTGGCGCTCGCCCCGCGGCCGCAGATCGTCAGCCTGAACACGGTGCAATTGCAGCACGGCGGCTCGCTGCAATTCGAGCTCACGTCCCAGAACGGCCTGTCGCAGGTGGTGCTGGTCGGCCTGAGCGCGGTGACCCACAGCTTCAACTCGGGGCAGCGCCGCATCGTCGCGGGCTTCAGCCAGAACGGCACCGCCGTGACGATGCAGGCGCCGGGCTCGGCCAACGTCGCGCCCCCCGGCTACTACCAGCTGGTCGCGATCGACCAGAAGGGCGTGCCCTCGCCCGGCGTGATCATCGCGCTCGGCGCCGGCGTCGCGGCGCCGAGCCAGGTCTCGGCACCGGCGGCGACCGCCGGTACCGCTGGCGGCCAGACCGGCGGCGGCACCGGCGGGACTGCCGGCAGCGGCGGCACAGGCGGCGGGACCGGCACCGGCGGCACCGGCGGCACCGGAACGAGCGTCGCCACCGGCGCGGCGGTGAGCCTGCAGGCCAGCAACTACACCACGAGCTACCTCACCAATGTCGGCGGCACCGCCCGCCTCGTCGTGCCGGCCAATGCGAGCGACCGCCAGCAGGCGACCTTCCGGCTGGTGCCGGGCCTCGCCGGCCAGGGCGTCTCGTTCCAGGCCAGTGGCAACGCGAGCCAGTACCTGCGCCACCAGAACTTCCAGATCTTCCAGCAGGCCAACGACGGCGGCGACGTCTTCAAGAAGGGCTCGACCTTCCTCCCGCGCGCCGGCCTCGCCGGCACCTGCGGCTGCAACACCGGGACCTGCACGTCCTACGAGTCGGTCGACTGGCCCGGCTACTACCTGCGCCACCAGAACTTCGCCTTCTACATCGCGAAGTTCGACGGCGGTCCGAGCTTCAACCAGGACGCCTCGTTCTGCCCGGCCCCGGGCCTGACCCCCACGGGCTGGGTCCTCAAGGCGGCGCATTCGGGCCTGTGCCTGTCGATCGCGGGCGGCGACACCAGCGACGGCGGCGCGGTCACGCAGCAGGCCTGCAACGGCTCGGCCGAGCAGACCTGGACCGGGACGGCCGGCAACGGCGGCATCGCCTACGTCAACAAGGCGTCCGGCAAGTGCCTCGACGTGAACCTGTCGAAGCCGCCGGCGGCATCCGGCACGCCGATCAACCAGTGGACCTGCAACGGCGGGACGAACCAGGCCTGGACGTCGCGGGGCCAGACCGGCGGCAACGCCCTCGTCTCGGTCAACAACACGAATCTCTGCCTCGACGTCCTGAACGTCTCGACCCAGGCCGGCGCGGCGACGGCGGTCTGGACCTGCAACGGCGGCGCGAACCAGACCTTCTCGTCGCAGTAA
- the panE gene encoding 2-dehydropantoate 2-reductase: MRVLVVGAGATGGYFGARLAQAGRDVTFLVRPARAARLGEGGLSVKSPLGDFRIPRPATVTAGAIREPFDLVLLSCKAYDLGSALDDVAPAVGPETMVLPILNGLAHLDALDARFGAERVLGGSCAIAATLSPEGEIVQMSDLHALTFGERDGTRSERIARVAGVMEGAGFAARLSEKILLEMWEKWVFLATLACGTCLMRAPVGDIVAAPGGRDVMLGLLDECRGIAAGAGHAPRDKFLETSRGTLTAEGSRFTASMLRDIERGARIEADHIVGDLLARGRAADPGGAWPHLAVAYTHLKAYETRRTREQG, from the coding sequence ATGCGGGTGCTGGTGGTGGGAGCCGGCGCGACCGGCGGGTATTTCGGAGCGCGGCTCGCGCAAGCCGGGCGCGACGTGACCTTCCTGGTCCGGCCGGCCCGGGCGGCGCGGCTCGGCGAGGGCGGCCTCTCGGTGAAGAGCCCGCTCGGGGATTTTCGCATCCCGCGGCCCGCCACCGTGACGGCGGGCGCGATTCGCGAGCCCTTCGACCTCGTGCTCCTGAGCTGCAAGGCCTACGACTTAGGCAGCGCCCTCGACGACGTCGCCCCGGCGGTCGGGCCGGAGACGATGGTGCTGCCGATCCTCAACGGCCTCGCCCATCTCGACGCCCTCGACGCGCGCTTCGGGGCGGAGCGGGTGCTCGGCGGCTCCTGCGCCATCGCGGCGACGCTCTCGCCCGAGGGCGAGATCGTGCAGATGAGCGACCTGCACGCGCTCACCTTCGGCGAGCGCGACGGGACGCGCTCGGAGCGGATCGCGCGCGTCGCCGGGGTGATGGAGGGCGCGGGCTTCGCGGCGCGCCTGAGCGAGAAGATCCTGCTCGAGATGTGGGAGAAGTGGGTCTTCCTCGCGACGCTCGCCTGCGGCACCTGCCTGATGCGCGCGCCCGTCGGCGACATCGTGGCCGCCCCCGGCGGGCGCGATGTGATGCTCGGACTGCTCGACGAGTGCCGCGGCATCGCGGCCGGGGCCGGCCACGCGCCGCGGGACAAGTTTTTGGAGACCAGCCGCGGCACCCTGACGGCGGAGGGCTCGCGCTTCACCGCCTCGATGCTGCGCGACATCGAGCGGGGCGCCCGGATCGAGGCCGACCACATCGTCGGCGACCTCCTGGCCCGGGGCCGGGCGGCGGATCCGGGCGGGGCGTGGCCGCATCTCGCCGTCGCCTACACCCACCTCAAGGCCTACGAGACCCGGCGGACGCGGGAGCAGGGCTGA